Proteins encoded by one window of Flagellimonas lutaonensis:
- a CDS encoding IPT/TIG domain-containing protein — MKTPVICLSFMAGMLLLACSKDDAGGQDNPLTDPENQAPVITSIAPEQGKFGTEVTITGKNLGDTPNANTVTFNGVAAIVSSASETQLVVEVPQGAGSGPVVVAVAGKTANGPEFTYLPDNARFVNGTSGTDTDNDCNSFQIPCATIGYGIEQADENDQILIAAGFYTESLVLNKSLILQGMGENETFIQAHTEPDMAEERVIYIMPGNEITIRDLGIRNGKRNTGLSISSDSGGGIYNEGSKLKLINITVNNNVAWRGGGLYSSSSGVMELTDVVFSNNRATTQDAFGIGGAIFNHGAAVFTNVYIEANRADYVAGGLFNLGPATLTNVIFDGNTTYFRGGGMYNIDSPPVLTNVVFVGNRSESTTSFSGGGGMYSGGNESLPVLTNVVFEENAVGGGGGGLRIFSGNARIKNVEFIGNSAGFGGGGMLVGSSSPILTNVLFYDNNSGLGGAMHNSGQSTPTLVNVSLGGNSASILGGGMYNGSGSAPTIFNSIFWGNTSNSDDGNEIANSDTSSARLFYCLFSKGAGDIRTGLGFSSTKSLFVDPRFVDIEEGNLRIQASSVAINAGNPNTGFDFFATDESGTPIDLDGNSRVVDGRIDIGAYEHQND; from the coding sequence ATGAAAACACCAGTAATTTGCTTATCGTTTATGGCGGGGATGCTTTTATTGGCCTGCAGCAAAGATGATGCAGGGGGCCAAGACAACCCTTTGACTGACCCTGAAAACCAAGCCCCGGTCATTACCTCCATAGCTCCCGAGCAGGGAAAATTTGGCACCGAGGTAACCATTACAGGTAAAAACTTGGGCGATACACCAAATGCCAATACGGTCACCTTTAACGGAGTGGCGGCAATAGTATCCTCGGCCAGTGAAACCCAATTGGTGGTAGAGGTACCCCAAGGCGCGGGAAGCGGTCCAGTAGTGGTTGCCGTAGCGGGTAAAACGGCAAACGGCCCAGAGTTTACGTACCTACCCGATAATGCCCGTTTTGTAAATGGCACTTCTGGTACGGATACTGACAACGATTGTAATAGCTTTCAGATTCCATGTGCAACGATTGGTTATGGCATTGAACAGGCAGACGAGAATGATCAAATTCTAATAGCAGCTGGCTTTTACACCGAGAGCCTGGTGCTGAACAAATCACTCATTCTTCAAGGGATGGGTGAAAACGAAACGTTTATCCAGGCGCATACCGAACCCGATATGGCAGAAGAGCGTGTTATATATATCATGCCAGGAAATGAAATTACCATAAGAGACCTTGGGATACGAAATGGAAAAAGAAACACAGGCTTGTCAATATCATCCGATTCTGGTGGCGGTATATATAATGAGGGTTCAAAACTAAAGCTGATCAATATTACCGTGAACAATAATGTAGCATGGCGGGGCGGTGGTCTATATTCAAGTTCGAGCGGAGTGATGGAGCTTACCGATGTTGTTTTTAGCAATAATAGGGCTACAACACAGGATGCTTTTGGTATTGGAGGTGCCATTTTTAATCATGGAGCAGCTGTTTTTACAAATGTTTACATTGAGGCTAACAGGGCGGACTATGTAGCGGGAGGATTGTTTAACCTTGGTCCAGCAACACTTACCAATGTCATTTTTGACGGCAATACAACTTACTTCCGTGGTGGTGGTATGTATAACATTGACAGCCCGCCGGTTTTGACCAATGTAGTTTTTGTTGGAAATCGATCGGAAAGCACGACATCATTTTCTGGCGGAGGCGGAATGTACAGTGGAGGAAATGAATCCTTACCCGTTTTGACCAATGTTGTTTTTGAAGAAAATGCCGTGGGTGGCGGAGGCGGTGGTTTGCGAATTTTTTCGGGGAACGCGAGGATAAAAAATGTTGAATTTATAGGCAATTCAGCTGGCTTTGGCGGAGGGGGAATGCTTGTTGGATCGAGTTCGCCGATATTGACAAATGTTTTATTTTATGACAATAACAGTGGGTTGGGTGGTGCTATGCACAACTCTGGTCAAAGCACCCCTACATTAGTTAATGTGAGCTTAGGCGGAAATAGCGCCTCCATTCTTGGTGGCGGCATGTACAATGGAAGCGGTAGTGCCCCCACTATCTTTAACAGCATCTTTTGGGGGAACACCTCAAACAGTGATGACGGCAATGAAATCGCAAACAGCGATACCAGTTCAGCCCGTCTTTTTTATTGCCTCTTTAGTAAGGGTGCTGGAGACATTAGAACGGGATTGGGATTTTCCAGCACTAAGTCTCTATTTGTAGATCCCCGTTTTGTGGATATCGAGGAGGGAAATCTTCGAATTCAAGCTAGTTCAGTTGCCATTAATGCTGGAAATCCCAATACAGGTTTTGACTTCTTCGCTACTGATGAGAGCGGGACACCCATTGATTTGGATGGCAATAGCCGGGTTGTTGATGGTAGAATTGATATTGGGGCCTATGAACACCAAAATGATTAA
- the queG gene encoding tRNA epoxyqueuosine(34) reductase QueG has product MDKVQKHTTLIKTEAKRLGFLSCGISKAGFLEQEAPRLEKWLDDSMHGEMQYMENHFDKRLDPTKLVPGAKSVISFLLNYFPKETQKENTFKVSKYAYGTDYHFVIKHKLKSLLNFIREEIGEVHGRAFVDSAPVLDKAWATKSGLGWMGKHSNLLTKEVGSFYFIAELIVDLELEYDSAVTDHCGTCTACIDACPTEAIVEPYVVDGSKCISYLTIELKNEIPSEFQGKMEDWIFGCDVCQDVCPWNRFSKPHREPLFDPHPELLSMTKNDWEEITEDVFKRIFKKSAVKRTKFAGLKRNIDFLGK; this is encoded by the coding sequence ATGGACAAAGTTCAAAAACATACAACTTTGATAAAAACCGAAGCCAAGCGCCTCGGTTTTTTGTCATGCGGCATTTCAAAGGCTGGGTTTTTGGAGCAGGAAGCCCCTCGATTAGAAAAGTGGTTGGATGACAGTATGCACGGAGAGATGCAGTATATGGAAAACCATTTCGACAAACGCCTCGACCCCACAAAGTTGGTGCCCGGGGCCAAATCGGTGATTTCGTTTTTGCTTAATTACTTCCCGAAAGAAACACAAAAAGAAAACACCTTTAAGGTGTCAAAATACGCTTACGGCACCGATTATCACTTTGTAATCAAGCACAAACTAAAAAGCCTGTTGAATTTCATTCGAGAAGAAATCGGCGAGGTGCACGGTCGGGCCTTTGTAGATTCCGCTCCGGTGCTCGACAAGGCCTGGGCCACCAAAAGCGGTCTGGGCTGGATGGGCAAGCACAGCAACCTGTTGACCAAAGAAGTCGGTTCTTTTTATTTTATTGCCGAACTCATCGTTGATTTGGAATTGGAGTACGACTCAGCGGTCACCGACCATTGCGGCACCTGTACGGCCTGTATCGATGCCTGCCCCACCGAGGCTATTGTTGAACCCTATGTGGTCGACGGCAGCAAGTGTATTTCCTACCTGACCATTGAACTGAAAAACGAGATTCCAAGCGAGTTTCAAGGAAAGATGGAAGATTGGATCTTCGGCTGCGATGTCTGCCAAGACGTCTGCCCATGGAACCGATTTTCAAAACCCCACCGCGAGCCCTTGTTCGACCCCCATCCCGAACTGCTCTCCATGACCAAGAATGACTGGGAAGAGATTACCGAGGACGTTTTCAAACGAATCTTCAAAAAATCAGCGGTAAAGCGAACTAAATTTGCTGGCTTGAAAAGAAATATCGACTTTCTTGGCAAGTAA
- a CDS encoding MFS transporter, whose protein sequence is MVKITKPRLSFWQIWNMNVGFFGIQFSFGLQQTAVSPIFSFLGAHHDELPLLNLAGPVTGLLIQPIIGAISDKTWSPKWGGRRKPFFLIGAILASLCLFAFPFSPELWFAVGLLWILDAGNNTAMEPYRAFVGDKLPDEQLTFGYQMQSLFVGAGITLANLSLFMFQHWFSAPTEEGGLFGSATESANAIPTWVYYSFFLGALASIGTVMWSVWKTPEIPPSPEELAEIKKHNEGTPSPIIQILSVLLVIFSAPLLLGYLTAELFPSLWNNINLWVIVVLVYAFFWLFILYRVIKKNKSNRTISRLGDTLDPLMEAAEAIGAMPGFLWKLAAVYLFQWYALFVYWQFMPPMLRKSLFGITNEDNERFESIMTSFREGAEISSQDMAFAENVQSLAEQALGHAGLMNGTYNFVTMIVALALVPMAAKIGSKLVYVVCLFLTGIAMLSMPYITDKWMLLAPMVLFGIGWAAMMGIPYAMVSKVIPEERRGVYMGLVNMMIVIPMLIQTVSFGPLIKNVLDNDAINAIIFGGVFFIIAGLLAMRLNLPKDKKDTELHIEVPAE, encoded by the coding sequence ATGGTAAAAATCACAAAGCCCAGATTGAGCTTTTGGCAAATCTGGAACATGAATGTTGGGTTCTTCGGAATTCAATTTAGTTTTGGTCTACAGCAGACAGCGGTTAGCCCCATCTTTTCATTTTTAGGCGCCCATCACGATGAACTGCCGCTGCTCAATTTGGCAGGACCCGTTACGGGCCTGTTGATTCAACCGATAATCGGAGCCATTTCTGATAAGACCTGGTCGCCCAAATGGGGAGGCAGAAGAAAACCCTTCTTTTTGATCGGTGCCATTTTGGCCAGTCTGTGTCTTTTTGCCTTTCCTTTTAGTCCTGAACTTTGGTTTGCCGTTGGGCTACTATGGATTTTGGATGCGGGCAATAATACCGCCATGGAACCTTATCGGGCCTTTGTGGGCGATAAACTACCCGATGAACAATTGACCTTTGGCTACCAAATGCAGAGTCTATTTGTGGGTGCGGGCATTACCCTTGCCAACCTATCATTGTTCATGTTTCAGCATTGGTTCAGTGCGCCCACAGAAGAGGGCGGTCTTTTTGGTTCGGCCACTGAAAGTGCAAACGCAATCCCTACATGGGTATATTATTCGTTCTTTTTGGGAGCCTTGGCATCGATAGGGACCGTTATGTGGTCGGTCTGGAAAACACCTGAAATTCCACCATCACCAGAAGAACTGGCAGAGATTAAAAAACATAATGAGGGTACCCCCTCTCCCATAATTCAGATACTTAGTGTATTGTTGGTGATTTTTTCCGCACCTCTCTTATTGGGGTATCTGACCGCCGAGTTGTTTCCATCGCTCTGGAACAATATCAATCTTTGGGTAATTGTGGTATTGGTATATGCCTTCTTTTGGCTGTTTATACTGTACCGGGTTATAAAGAAGAACAAAAGTAATCGTACCATATCAAGGCTGGGCGATACCTTGGACCCGCTCATGGAGGCAGCGGAAGCCATCGGGGCAATGCCCGGATTTTTATGGAAGTTGGCAGCGGTATACCTGTTTCAGTGGTATGCCCTCTTCGTGTATTGGCAGTTTATGCCCCCAATGTTGCGAAAAAGTTTGTTTGGCATCACCAATGAAGACAATGAACGGTTTGAGTCGATTATGACATCTTTTAGGGAAGGAGCCGAGATCAGCTCACAAGACATGGCATTTGCCGAAAATGTACAGTCTTTGGCAGAACAGGCCCTTGGGCATGCAGGTTTGATGAATGGCACCTATAATTTTGTGACCATGATCGTGGCGCTGGCATTGGTGCCTATGGCGGCCAAGATTGGTTCAAAGCTTGTGTACGTGGTCTGCCTTTTTTTAACGGGGATCGCCATGTTGAGCATGCCCTATATTACCGATAAATGGATGTTGTTGGCGCCCATGGTTCTCTTCGGTATTGGTTGGGCAGCCATGATGGGTATTCCGTATGCGATGGTCTCAAAAGTAATTCCAGAAGAGCGTAGGGGAGTTTATATGGGTCTCGTCAATATGATGATCGTGATACCCATGTTGATACAAACGGTCAGTTTTGGTCCCCTTATCAAAAATGTTTTGGATAACGATGCGATCAACGCCATTATTTTTGGGGGAGTTTTCTTTATTATCGCCGGGTTACTGGCCATGCGACTGAATTTACCAAAAGACAAAAAGGATACAGAACTCCATATAGAAGTTCCGGCAGAATAG
- a CDS encoding NADP-dependent malic enzyme produces the protein MNKEKQRREALVYHAKPQPGKIKVVPTKPYATQRDLALAYSPGVAQPCLEIEKNKDEVYRYTAKGNVVAVISNGTAVLGLGNIGPEASKPVMEGKSLLFKIFADIDGIDIELDTEDVDKFVETVKTIAPTFGGINLEDIKAPEAFEIERRLKEELDIPVMHDDQHGTAIISAAALLNALELAEKKIEEVTIVISGAGAAAVSCSRLYKAFGAKGENMVMLDSKGVIRKDRENLSKEKLEFATDRKIDTLEEAMKGADVFIGLSIADIVTPEMLKSMAKNPIVFAMANPNPEIEYELACKTRDDIIMATGRSDHPNQVNNVLGFPFIFRGALDVRATKINEAMKMAAVRALADLAKEPVPEQVNITYDTTRLTFGKEYIIPKPFDPRLITKIPPAVAKAAIESGVARIPIRDWKKYEEELYLRSGNDNKIVRSLHNRAKVDPKHIVFAEADVLDVLKAAQIVYDEGIAKPILLGNKEIIKELKEELDFDAEVPIIDPRAEETRELRKKYAYKLWQSRRRKGETEYSAGVNMGKRNYFGSMMLLEGDADGLISGYSRAYPKVLRPVFEVLGKASGVTKASTVNIMITKRGPLFLADTSVNVDPTAEELAEIAQMTANLAKTFGFEPVVALLSYANFGSSSHPHAKKVRDAVKILHEKNPDLVVDGEIQTDFALNQELCQNNFPFSKLAGRKANTLIFPNLESANITYKLLKGLHDAESIGPIMLGLRKAAHILQLGASVEEMVNMAAVAVIDAQEREKRKKARMKKG, from the coding sequence ATGAACAAAGAAAAACAACGGAGAGAGGCCCTGGTATACCATGCCAAGCCCCAGCCCGGTAAGATCAAGGTAGTACCCACCAAGCCCTATGCCACGCAGCGAGACCTGGCACTGGCATACTCGCCAGGGGTGGCGCAGCCCTGTTTGGAAATTGAGAAGAACAAAGATGAGGTATACCGGTATACCGCCAAGGGCAACGTAGTGGCGGTGATATCCAATGGTACGGCAGTCTTGGGCTTGGGCAATATAGGGCCCGAAGCCTCAAAACCGGTAATGGAGGGCAAAAGCCTGCTGTTCAAGATTTTTGCTGATATCGACGGTATTGATATCGAATTGGACACGGAGGACGTAGATAAGTTTGTTGAAACGGTCAAGACCATTGCGCCTACCTTCGGTGGTATCAATTTAGAGGATATAAAAGCTCCCGAAGCCTTTGAGATAGAACGTCGTTTAAAGGAAGAACTGGATATTCCAGTAATGCACGACGATCAGCACGGTACGGCAATAATTTCTGCTGCAGCCTTGTTGAACGCTCTTGAACTGGCAGAAAAGAAAATCGAGGAGGTCACCATTGTCATCAGTGGGGCCGGTGCAGCCGCCGTTTCATGTTCGCGATTGTACAAGGCCTTTGGCGCCAAAGGCGAGAACATGGTCATGCTCGATAGCAAAGGGGTCATTCGAAAAGACCGTGAAAATCTTTCCAAAGAAAAACTGGAATTTGCCACCGATCGAAAGATAGACACCTTGGAAGAGGCCATGAAAGGGGCCGATGTGTTCATCGGTCTTTCCATAGCCGATATCGTTACCCCAGAAATGTTGAAGTCTATGGCGAAGAACCCCATAGTCTTTGCCATGGCCAATCCAAACCCCGAGATTGAGTATGAACTGGCCTGCAAGACCCGAGACGACATTATCATGGCCACGGGAAGGTCTGACCATCCGAACCAGGTGAACAACGTGCTCGGTTTCCCCTTCATTTTTAGGGGCGCTTTAGATGTTCGGGCAACAAAGATCAATGAAGCAATGAAAATGGCCGCGGTGCGCGCACTGGCCGACTTGGCCAAAGAACCGGTACCCGAACAAGTGAACATCACTTACGATACCACTCGCCTGACCTTTGGTAAAGAATACATTATTCCGAAACCCTTTGATCCCCGGCTCATCACTAAAATACCGCCCGCCGTGGCAAAGGCAGCCATAGAAAGTGGCGTGGCCCGGATTCCCATTAGGGATTGGAAAAAATATGAGGAAGAACTGTACCTACGATCGGGCAACGACAACAAGATCGTGCGATCATTGCACAATCGCGCTAAGGTAGATCCAAAACATATCGTATTTGCCGAGGCCGACGTGCTCGATGTCTTAAAGGCTGCCCAAATTGTTTATGACGAAGGTATTGCCAAACCCATTCTTTTGGGCAATAAAGAGATTATCAAAGAACTCAAAGAAGAGCTTGATTTTGATGCCGAGGTGCCCATTATAGACCCTAGGGCCGAGGAAACCAGGGAACTAAGAAAAAAATATGCCTACAAGTTGTGGCAGTCGCGCAGACGCAAGGGAGAAACCGAATATAGTGCAGGGGTCAATATGGGCAAGCGCAACTATTTTGGCTCCATGATGCTGCTTGAAGGGGATGCCGATGGGTTGATTTCGGGTTATTCAAGGGCATACCCCAAGGTGCTCAGACCTGTTTTTGAGGTGTTGGGGAAAGCCTCGGGGGTTACCAAGGCTTCGACCGTGAACATTATGATAACCAAACGGGGCCCTTTGTTCTTGGCCGATACTTCGGTCAATGTGGACCCGACGGCCGAAGAACTTGCAGAAATTGCGCAGATGACGGCCAACTTGGCCAAAACATTCGGTTTTGAACCCGTAGTGGCGCTCTTGTCATATGCGAATTTTGGATCCTCGAGCCACCCCCATGCCAAAAAAGTAAGGGATGCCGTAAAAATACTGCATGAAAAAAATCCTGATTTGGTAGTAGATGGTGAGATACAGACAGATTTTGCCCTAAACCAAGAACTGTGTCAGAACAATTTTCCTTTTTCAAAACTGGCCGGAAGAAAAGCGAACACGCTGATATTCCCTAATTTGGAATCGGCCAACATCACCTATAAACTGTTGAAAGGCCTACACGATGCAGAATCCATCGGGCCCATTATGCTGGGTCTCAGAAAGGCCGCCCATATTCTTCAATTGGGTGCCAGCGTTGAAGAAATGGTGAATATGGCCGCTGTTGCGGTCATCGATGCCCAAGAGCGTGAAAAGCGAAAAAAGGCCAGAATGAAAAAAGGATGA